A single region of the Fusarium keratoplasticum isolate Fu6.1 chromosome 7, whole genome shotgun sequence genome encodes:
- a CDS encoding PLDc-N domain-containing protein, with translation MFSATIISFLQLWLASLAFAAPLAEGGVEATKANPWQYGTGGGIIGFIILILDILVWIEVLQSNRPPMHKLLWCLVVFIFPIVGMIIYWLFSNRKEHQRGAGYQPVG, from the exons ATGTTTTCCGCCACTATCATCTCCTTCCTCCAGCTTTGGCTCGCCTCGCTTGCCTTTGCTGCCCCTCTCGCCGAAGGAGGGGTTGAGGCAACCAAGGCCAACCCGTGGCAGTACGGCACCGGCGGTGGAATCATTGGCTTTATCATTCTCATTCTCGACATCCTTGTCTGGA TCGAAGTCCTCCAGTCGAACCGTCCTCCCATGCACAAGCTTCTTTGGTgtctcgtcgtcttcatcttccccatcgTGGGCATGATCATCTACTGGTTGTTCTCGAACCGCAAGGAGCACCAGCGAGGAGCCGGATACCAGCCAGTTGGCTAA
- a CDS encoding HET domain-containing protein, which yields MDTKISYRSLDDPDRSFRLIKLHPSKDNEIATSDNLVCDIEEHFRGDCPPYTALSYVWAAPESKKEDIIANGIKVQISQTVENALRRLRFRQKPRWLWVDQLCINQVDETEKSSQVHQMHSIYSDADQVISWLGTGDEKSDLICRLMRDTGRAIRQRDIEALKKLYGKDGSVNLAAAKEALHGFCERRYWTRLWVLQEFAVGRRVAVACGDWIVKADLITATLWAVDIIQRHSRKKPIEGLDIIRKNYEFVFESPLISYVYNLFTRRALFRPPSSDTQSSYADPLLKVIATSLSLEVDYNSVFSSDPRDRVFALLNLAADKDHFDTFPDYSMSIEEVYKEAARKMLLQGDIDVLLYCQTPRKIKSLPSWVPDWEMEVRHPCAQPPWSTSFEASGGQTSMPTFPSEDLVTLEGIYIDTIKETGETWDPNWLEKVDKAAVASYVESIRGFCDRSPRIHVGREGADTSRIAILDGTLWFTSVPYPEWGTECAAAVDELLQSPANGDESTKIDTWYSRTLLRLHTRRAFLTSTGYVGVGPLDTRVGDEVCVFIGGNAAYVVRPEENELQSLVGEAYVHGVMYGELLKGGFEQRKLYTLR from the coding sequence ATGGACACCAAGATCAGTTATCGCTCTCTCGATGACCCAGATCGCTCTTTCAGACTGATCAAACTCCATCCGTCAAAGGATAATGAAATTGCTACCTCAGACAATCTTGTTTGCGACATTGAGGAGCACTTTCGCGGTGATTGTCCACCCTATACCGCACTCTCATACGTTTGGGCCGCACCAGAGAGCAAAAAGGAAGACATCATAGCGAATGGGATCAAGGTTCAAATCAGCCAAACTGTCGAAAATGCCCTCCGTCGACTACGATTCCGGCAGAAACCCCGATGGTTGTGGGTTGACCAACTTTGCATCAACCAAGTTGACGAGACCGAGAAGAGTTCCCAAGTTCACCAGATGCACAGCATTTACAGCGATGCAGACCAAGTTATTTCGTGGCTCGGAACTGGGGACGAGAAAAGCGATCTTATATGCCGCTTGATGCGGGATACGGGTCGAGCTATCCGTCAAAGAGACATTGAGGCTCTCAAAAAGCTTTACGGCAAAGATGGGTCTGTGAACCTGGCTGCTGCCAAAGAGGCGCTTCACGGCTTCTGTGAACGAAGATATTGGACACGACTCTGGGTCCTTCAAGAGTTTGCCGTCGGTCGACGCGTCGCTGTAGCGTGCGGTGATTGGATTGTCAAAGCCGATCTCATCACCGCCACCTTGTGGGCTGTCGACATTATTCAGCGTCACTCCCGTAAGAAACCCATCGAGGGACTTGACATTATTCGGAAGAACTACGAGTTTGTGTTTGAAAGCCCACTCATCAGTTACGTTTATAATCTCTTTACGAGGAGAGCGTTATTCCGACCACCATCGAGCGATACGCAGTCGTCGTATGCGGACCCCTTGCTCAAAGTCATCGCGACTTCTCTCTCATTAGAGGTGGACTATAACTCGGTTTTCTCATCAGATCCGAGGGACAGAGTTTTCGCATTGCTGAACTTGGCTGCCGACAAGGATCATTTTGACACATTTCCCGACTACTCTATGTCGATTGAAGAAGTGTACAAAGAGGCTGCGCGCAAGATGCTGCTACAGGGCGACATCGACGTACTGCTGTACTGCCAAACCCCGAGAAAGATCAAGTCTCTTCCGAGCTGGGTGCCAGATTGGGAAATGGAAGTACGACATCCCTGCGCCCAACCTCCGTGGTCAACTTCATTTGAAGCATCGGGTGGCCAAACTTCGATGCCAACATTTCCTTCTGAGGATCTTGTGACGCTGGAGGGGATATATATCGACACGATCAAAGAGACGGGAGAGACTTGGGATCCAAATTGGCTGGAAAAGGTTGATAAAGCCGCGGTGGCTTCATATGTGGAAAGCATCAGGGGCTTCTGTGACCGCTCACCAAGAATCCATGTGGGCCGCGAAGGCGCTGATACATCTAGAATCGCCATCCTCGATGGGACTTTATGGTTTACCTCGGTGCCGTATCCGGAATGGGGAACCGAATGCGCAGCAGCTGTCGATGAGCTCCTACAATCACCCGCAAACGGCGATGAGTCGACAAAGATCGACACTTGGTATTCCAGAACATTGCTTCGTCTACACACGCGACGCGCCTTTTTAACATCAACTGGTtatgttggtgttggtccCCTTGACACCAGGGTTGGGGATGAAGTCTGTGTGTTTATTGGAGGAAATGCTGCGTATGTTGTGCGGCCTGAGGAAAATGAGTTGCAGTCACTAGTTGGGGAGGCCTATGTGCACGGAGTTATGTATGGAGAACTATTAAAGGGCGGTTTTGAGCAGAGAAAGCTATATACTTTGAGATAA